In Thermoplasmata archaeon, the genomic window TTTCTGTCGCATCCAGTGGCACAGTTTCACTGCCGAGTGCTCTCCCACAAGCCCATATCCCTGCTTTTTCAGGAGTTGCGCATGCTCTAGTTCCATATTTTCACATTTTGACTTCTTCGCTTATCTCGCTAGAAAGTTCCACGGCCCGCTCCCTGTCCTTTTCCTCTGGACTCTTCAGTTCCTCCTTGTACTTCCCTGTAAGGAAATAAACTGCAAGATAAATCAGGGTCAATGGAACTACGATGAAGTAAACTACATAGTTTATTGTTCCAACCCAGTATGTCGCAGTTGGATTGCCCGCAGTTATGCCTGAAAACATATCCACCCATGGCATGTGAAGTTTCGGAGAAGGAGAGAACGCATCCAGGTTCCAGATAATTATCATGAGTAGCGAGTAGTTTGTGAAGAAGTTAGGAAGAGCATCTGAGGAACGGCAGAGTCCCAGACCTTTAATCCGCTTCTTTGTAAAAGGAGGGAACAGATTACTGCCCATCAGTCCGAAAAAGTCCACTATCACATGACCCCAGAATCCACCTGTAATAATACCGAATACTACTAACGACATCATTGAGAAACCATAGATTGCAGAAAAGATAATTGCACCTATTGCTCCAAAAAGCAGCCCGAGGGATAAACTGTGCGTCCAGCGTCTGTGCCAGGGAATGAATTCAAGCCGGACCTTGTCCCCATCTCTTCGCATCTCAAAGTCTGGGCCCGAAAGAATCGAAACCTTTGACTCCTCATCGTAGAAGTAGTCAAGGTCTGGCTTGAAGCTTGCGGTGGCAATTCTTGGTGGGTCTGGCTCTGAGCCAGGCAGAGGGGGCTCATCAGCCCAGGTAATCAAGCCACCAATTCTTGCAGTAATTGTTTTGTTTTTCTTGTCAATTTTTATGAAGTACTGTCTCCAGTATGCTTGGTCATGCTTGATTGTATGAAATTTTACATTTACTGGCTTCCCTGTCTCCCATGCTTCATCGATTGCTTTAGCCATTGTTTCTGCTATGGGCTTAGGGTCAAGGTCTGGGTAGGGATCGACCTCGTAGGTGTGTTTCTCCAGATACCTTGTCAGACGGAAATCCAGGGTGTCTGGAAGGATTCCAAAGATTCCACCCAGCAGAATTATGAGCGATTTCTCAAAAAGCGCAGCTTCAACCGCGGACGCAAAGCAGGTGGCAACAGCAATGCCAGTAAGGAAGTGTGTAATTCCCTTCATAACCCCACATTGTCAAAGGAGGTATTAAATGTTATTCCCCTCCCATTACCATACTTTTATTTACTTCCATGTACTTCCCCAGTAATGAGGCGATTCCCATGATGATGAAAAATAGGATTACTGCTCTGTTGCTGGTTGGAATGCTGTGCGTGATTGCGATTGCGAATATGGGTGTAAAAGCAGATGTAAAAACGCCAGTGCTAGAAAGCACCACAAGTAGAACTGTGCTTGCAGAATGCTTTACTTCCACCACGTGCACATACTGTCCCAGTGCCGAAGGTGCACTCAACAGACTCGCGAATGAGATGAACAGAACGCAACTGGCGATAATTGAGTGGCATGTGGGTGATTCTTATGAAGCCACAGATGGCTCATGCTCGGCTAGAGCAAACTATTATGGTGTACCAGGTACTCCAACAACATTCTTTGATGGTGTTAATGTTACTGTTGGAGGTTCTACAAACGCAAACGACGCTGCAACATACAACGACTACAAAAGCAAGATAAACTTCAGACTGGGTGTGGCATCACCGATATCCATTTCCGTTTCCGGCTACCTCAATGGAAATTATGGCATTGTAAATGCTGAGGTAACTGTGCTTGACCCACTGCCTGCCTCCACAAATGGCACCTATGTGCACTTCGTGCTCTGCGAGGACAAAAACAAAAGTGTGGTGAGTGGCGGGAAAACTTACTGGCTTAGATTTGATGCGGTTAAGAATCTTGGCGCTGATTTGCTTAATGTGGGTGTAGGCCAGACCCTTACATTACAGAAAAACTTTACAATTGATTCAACTTGGGAAGAAGACCGACTTTGGGTTGTAGTGTTTGTCCAGAACCATGACAGAACCTATCACAGCGGTACATACACATACTACCTTTCTGAAGTTTACCAGAGTTCAACCCTGAATCTCTCCGCACAGCCAGTTCCAGAACATAGCCCAGTATTCTTTGTTCCACTCTCAGCTGCAGGAATTCTAGCTGCAGCAGTCATAAGACGCAAATACTTTGAGTGATGGGAAAGATGATTAGAAAGAACCTCTTACCCCCTTCATTATTTTGCTTTTTCCTCTTCTTTCTGCTGGTAGAGGTGAGTGGTGCCGGTGCAATACAACAGAACAACTCTCTTCAGGTAACAGTGTCATGGGAACCAGAAGTCCCATTACCTAATGCTACAATAAAGTTTACTGCAAACTGCGAAAATGTCACTATGCTTAAAATCCAATTCTGCCTGAACGGGTTATGTGGGCTCCCAGTTGAGATGCAGAAACAAGACAACAACACATTTGAGTATGTTTTTGTCCCAGGCAATGGCAATCCCCCAACGAGCGATGGAGACAATCTCTCCTTTGAAATTCTGCTGGGCAGTGATGTGCTCTACTCAAATTGGATAATTATTAGGGAAAATGCCAAGCCAGTTATTCAAAACATCTGGTTTGAACCTGAACATCCGAAACTCGGAGAGAATCTTACAATTTATGCAAATGTATCAGACGATTACGGAGTGAAAAATGTGGAGTGTAACATCTCGCATGAAAATTGGTTCGGGACACTGGAACTGACTGAACATGGAGGCAATTTCTCTGCAAATTTCATGCCACTTTATTCAGGCCAGCATCTAATTACAATTTTTGCTATCGACAACTCGAATCAAACGACATCAAAAACCTCTGCAGTTTTTGTGTTTCCACCAGAACAAACAGACAATATCTCTCCTCAGCTTGTGGATGCATTTAGTGTGAGGACAAACGAGAGCACTATGACGCTCAAGGTCTATCTTACAGATAACTCCGGCATAGCTGAGGCAGGTGTGTTTATTAATCAAACCTTTTATCCACTTGAACGCACATCCCAGGGCTTTTTCACAGCTGAAGTCCCGCTCTCGGAAACAGTCCAAATTTATGCAAGAGACCCTTACAACAACACTCTCAACATAACTCATCATCTGAAAGTGTATTCCGAATCTAATCTACCAGACCAAAATCAACCCTCTTCAGTCAACGGTATGGTTTTAGGTATGACCCTGTTCATAGGAATTCTAGCAGGAGTTGCAATTGCCCTGTTCATAAAAAATCTGAAAGGACTTAACCTCCTTATTCTTTTCCTCCTTGTTTTTGCTATTGTTCTGGCAGCCCAGCAAGGTCTTGTGGAAAAAAGTGTGGATGCCGGTGGTAACATCTACAACGGAAATACCTGCTGGAGTTGTCTTGCCCTTCAGCCCAAATCGCTCACAGTTTCATGGCTGGAAATCTACCCGAATGGTAGTGTAGTAAACCATCCCAATTGGATCCTGGACTTACTTGCAGAAGGAAAACCGCTTCTGATTTATGTGCATCAGGTTCCATGCACCGGCTGTGAGATACAGTGGAGAGACATGGTAAGCCATGGTATTATAACTCAAGATGGTAAAATTTCAGGCAAATTTGAAGGAAAGGTTTTATTCAAAGTGCTAGATGTGACTATGGGTTCTGAAACGAGAAATCAAGGGATGGAAGTGCTGAGAATCTACACGCTCGGTTCTGCCTTAGGGACACCCACAACCGTGTGCCTTGTAAAAACAGGCGATAAGGTGCTTTGGTGGTCCAAGGCGGGCGTGGTTTATTCCCAGGAACTCAATACAGTGCTGGACGAAGCCATTCATATGAGCCATAGGTGAGAGATTGAAATTACGCACTTACAGAATCACCCTCCAGTTTCTGGTTTTTGTGGTGCTTAACCTTGGCTTGGTAATTGGTTTTTATGGCTTTCCCCTACCATACTTCTACTGCCATGCCTGTCCCACCGCAGTGGGACTTTGCCCAGTGGGTGCTGAACAGTATGCTGTGATTGTGAATCCAATCCTACTCCTCTACTTTTTTGGTGCGGTCTTCCTGATTGCACTTATTTTCGGCAGAGCCACATGTGGATGGGGTTGTCCTGTTGGCACACTCCAGGACCTCTTTGCACTGAAAACCAGACATAGAGAATTGAGGGACAGTGTTCCAAGGTATGCGAAGTTTATTATTTTTGGTTTTACACTCCTTCTCTCTTACATTTTCATGGAGAAGGTGTTTACAGATATTTGCCCAATCGGTTTCCTCACTGCAACAATCCCCACCCTTATCCTCATGCCAGGTTATGTGGAGCCGATGTCCCCATTCTTTGAAATGAAGATTGCACTCACCGTTGTCTTCTTTATTCTAATTTACTTTGTGGCAAGGGGCTGGTGCAGATACATCTGTCCTCTTGGTGCCCAGCTTTCACTATTCAACAGGTTTTCAATCATCAGTATCAAACTGAACAGGGAAAAATGTGTCAAGTGCAGCGCATGTCAAAAACGCTGTCCCATGGGTATTGACCCCCAGAGCCAGACAGATAGTTTTGAGTGCATCAGGTGTGGCAGGTGTATTGAAGCCTGTCAGAAAAAAGCACTCAGCTATTCATTGAGGTGGAGAAATGCTCATTGAGTTCTATCTCTACGGACTCATTCTTGGCTTCTCAGTATGTTCAGCATGTACCCTGCCAGTGTTTCTACTTTCTGGAGGTGGAAGGAAAGCACTCGCATACATTTTTGGAACCAGATTTCTGCTTCTTTTGCTTGCCCTTCCTTTGATTGCCTTCCTGCCTTATCTCAGGATTGCTGGCAGCATTGTGATGCTCGGTGTTGGCATCTATACCTTCATGATGGCTCTGGAGGGAAACTGTTCTGTTTGTAGCAAAAGTGCCATTGCAGCCACATTTCTGTGTTTCATTGAGGGCTCTCCTGCAGTATTTCTTGCTGGTGGCTACCTGACAGGGATTCTCAATGCTCTTCTTTTCACAATTGGAACTGTTACCCCACTCATATTAGTTTCAGCTGCAAAAATAAAGATTGGAAACAATTTCAAGCTCATAATGGCTGCCCTTGTGATTGTTATTGCGGTTTTTTACCTATACGAAAGCTTATTTGTTGTTTCTCACTCTCTGTATCTGCGAGATATCTAAAAACATCGCCTTCTTTTTCCATTTCCAAAAAGGTTAAGTAATAAATGCACCTTATGTCATCTAAATGGGGGCGAATTTATGCAAACACCAAAAGGAATAAAGACATACATACGAGAACTTGATGAGAAGATGCCGTATGGAATACCTCGAAAGCACATCGTCCTACTCTCGGGATACGCTGGGACTATGAAATCGTCTATTGCATTTAATATTATTTATAATCACGCAAAAGAGACGCATGAAAAGGCCCTTTATCTTTCGCTAGAGCAAACGCGGGAAAGCCTATGTTTTCATCTCCAAGAGTTGGGACTGAACCCAGAGAATGTGAAGGACTTTGTTTCTATCATTGATATGGGATATCTACGAAAAATGCTAGAGGCTGAGGATAAAGAAATCGACTGGCTGAGTGTCATAGAAACCATTGTGAAAAATTTTGTTGAAAATGAAAACTGTAAGATTGTAGTTGTGGACTCAATCGATGCAATTTATGCTATGAGCGATATAAAGAACCCAAGAAGTTTTCTATTCTACTTTTTCCAGAAGTTGAGGGACTTTGGAATTACAACTTTTCTTATCACTGAAATGGATCCTGACTCGAACAAATTTGGAAAGTATGGCGTGGAAGATTACCTTGCAGATGGTGTGATTCACATTACTCTTGAGAGAAGTGGAAGGGTTGTGGGCAGATATATTAGCATCGTTAAAATGCGGGGTGTAAAACATCCTACTGACTATTTCCCACTAATTTTTGAGAATGGAATTTTCAGAGTTGTGACAAAGTAACAAGATTGAAGGCCGCCAACCCACACCCTATTTACAGTCCTCCGTGTGTTATCCGTAAATCTTTTTTGAGTGCTAGCGAGCAAAAGAGTTTCCTGCGGGGAGCCGGATTTGAACCGGCGAATGCCTACGCAACAGGATCTTAAGTCCTGCGCCGTTGTCCAAGCTTAGCTATCCCCGCATTTCTCCTTTCCCAATTCATCTAGGAATTTTCGGTATTGCTTCTCTGTGCGAAAGGAGATTGGCATGCCCTCCCATCCACACTGCTTGCATATGAAGATTTCGTAACTTTCATGCACATATGTGATTGGACCCTCCACGAGATACTTCTTTATTAGGGTTCTTGAGCCGCAATGTGGACACGCATAAATTCTCATTCCATGCCTCTAAATTTGCAGATATCTTTCCCGTTCCCAGTTAGTAACATATCTTGCATACTCTAGGGCTTCTGCCCGTTTCAATTCAATGAACCTTTTAAACAGAAACTCTGAAAGCACTTCCTTCAACATCTTGCTTTTCTCCATCTCGTCAAGGGCATCGGAAAGATTTGTGGGCAAGCATTCCACCTTCATCTTTCTTATCTCTGTCTCGGAAAGCTCATACATGTTTTTCTCAAGGGGCTCCGGTGGCTCTATCTTGTTTTTCACTCCGTCGAGGCCCGCAGCAATCATCACTGCAATCTGAAGGTAAATGTTGCCCGAGGGATCTGGACATCGCAGTTCCACTCTTGTGCTTTCTCCACGTCCACCTGGCACCCTTATCATGGAACTCCTGTTTTCATTAGCCCAGCAGATGTATACGGGTGCTTCATAGCCAGGAACAAGACGTTTGTAGGAGTTCACCGTTGGAGCCAGCACCGCACAAATCTCCTTTGCATGAGCAATCAAACCGCCAATATAATGCAGTGCCACTTCGCTCAGCTCCCATTTCCCGTTCTTATCGTAAAATACATTCCCTTTTTCATTTTTCATATATTGATGAACATGCAAACCTGAACCAGCAAAATCCCTGAACGGCTTCGGCATGAATGAGACATAAGCACCATATTCCATCGCAATGCTTTTCAACACTCGCTTAGTTAACACTACCCAGTCCGCTGATGTGAGTGCATTCACATAATACAGCTCAATCTCATGCTGTCCGCAAGCATTTTCATGATGCGTGACCTCATAGTCTATTCCGAGGCTCCAGAGTGTGTCCACCACTTTTCTCCTCAAAAACTCTCCTTTGTCCAGTGGAAATGTGTCTGTGTATCTCCCAATATCAAATAATTCAGATGTAGGCAGACCATTCTCTGAGAGTTTGAAGAGGTAAAACTCTAGCTCTGGCTTCGTAAAAACATCGTAGCCAATTGTTTTTGCCTCCTTCATTACATTTTCCAAGATAAATCGAGGGTCTCCACTGTGTCTTTTAAGCTTGCTATCGCATAAATTACAAACAAATGTAGCTGTCTTTATGCCCTCCCTGCTCGTGATTTTCAATGTTTCTATGTCTGGTACCACCCTGAGGTCGGAGGCCTCTACAGGGGCAAGTCCGAGCGAACTGCCATCGACACCAGCACCTTTTTCAATTGTTTCTTCAAGCTTGGATGCTGGCACTGTTAGACCCTTAACTTGGCCATAAATATCTGTAAACAGCAAATGCACATGTTTCACTTCTTCTTTCTTTACCCTGTTTATCACGTCTTCCTTTGCCACCATCTACTTCACCACCTGCTTTTCCTCATGATGTTTTTTCCCGATAGTCACGCTATCAATTGACCTTATCACAGACCCAGAGTCAACAATCGTTTTTTCTACAGAGGCGAAAACAATGTCATTTCCTTCAATAATCACCTTCACAGTTTCCGTCTCCCTATCCACTTCCTCAATTGTACAAGTTACCGCTGTAATTCCCTTTACATTTGTAAGGGTCTCAGCGAGCGATAGAATTGTCGGGTTCAACGGCTTCAGAACATCCAGCACAAGTCTCTTAATCTGCCCCAACCAATCATGCCTCCTTTCTCTCGAGCTTATTTACCCACACAAGTGCCTGTGCATAATCTTTCTTCTTTATACACATGTTAGCTTCTTTAAGATATTCAATTTTATCTTTCACTTCCAGTCCTAGTAGTTTTTCCTCCCTCAGTTTTGCTGCCTGCTCAGCAATCTTGCTCGAAACAAAATTAGGCAATGCCTCCTTCAGTTTTTCCCGCACCTGATTCAAGCATTTATCCCCTTCTGTAATCTCCATACTTGAGTAAAATGTCATTGCTTTTTCAAGGAGTGCCTTCAGGTCACTCACCCCTGGCACACCATATGATACATATTCTTCGATTGTGCGATTGAGATTATCAAACTCCTTTTTCCTGGTTTCAAAGGTATCCTTGATCTTTTTAGCAAAATCACTTGCTTGGGTATAAAGCTTTACTGCATTTTCAAAGTTCTCTGTTTCAACCGCAAAAATAGCCCGCTCACAGAGCCCAATCCCTTTCTTTACATCACAACCCATCTTAGAGTACCCTCTGACCTCTGCTTCCAGTTCATATGAAAGAACTTCAATCTTTTCCAGCACAAGTTTTTTTCCGTTAGAAATCGCAGCATCCATAATCGCAAGTGCCCTCTCATACTCCTTTTCCTTTCCTGCACTCAGTGCCAGGCTTATGTTCTCCTTCGTCTTCTTCTCTTCCACACCAAACTTTCTCATTGTCTCAAGGAGCACCTTTGCTTCGCTGACCTTAAGTGCGAGCTCCCTTGCCATATCCTCTGGCTTCTTCTCAATCTTCTTTTCTGGCTTCTTCTCTTCAATCACCGGCATCTCTTCCTTTCCTTCTGCCTTGGGCAGCTCCGATTCCGGCTTTTCCCCAACATCTTCTTTCACCGCCTCAACTACCTCCCCAGGCACTGAGGACATTTCTGAAATTGCCGCTTCCTCCTCGCTTACAAAGATTGCCCCACACTTTGGACAAGAATTGGCCTCTGCTGGAACTTCAGTTTTACACACAGGGCAGATAATGACCACGGCCTCCTCGAAAATTGCTCCACACTTTGGGCAAGAATTGGCATCAATCGGTATTTTCTCATTGCATACTGGACAGGAAAAAACCTCTTTTTTAGTATCTTCTGCCTCTTCTATCTTCTCCTTTGTCTCTTTCTCCCTTGCTGCCTCTTCCTTCAAAGCTACATCTTTTTTCTCAGGTTCTTCTTTCTTCCCATCTCTCTTTTCCTCTACCTTTGGTTCTGGCAATTTAGGTTCTGGTTTTCTTTC contains:
- a CDS encoding DUF211 domain-containing protein produces the protein MGQIKRLVLDVLKPLNPTILSLAETLTNVKGITAVTCTIEEVDRETETVKVIIEGNDIVFASVEKTIVDSGSVIRSIDSVTIGKKHHEEKQVVK
- a CDS encoding metal-dependent hydrolase, producing MKGITHFLTGIAVATCFASAVEAALFEKSLIILLGGIFGILPDTLDFRLTRYLEKHTYEVDPYPDLDPKPIAETMAKAIDEAWETGKPVNVKFHTIKHDQAYWRQYFIKIDKKNKTITARIGGLITWADEPPLPGSEPDPPRIATASFKPDLDYFYDEESKVSILSGPDFEMRRDGDKVRLEFIPWHRRWTHSLSLGLLFGAIGAIIFSAIYGFSMMSLVVFGIITGGFWGHVIVDFFGLMGSNLFPPFTKKRIKGLGLCRSSDALPNFFTNYSLLMIIIWNLDAFSPSPKLHMPWVDMFSGITAGNPTATYWVGTINYVVYFIVVPLTLIYLAVYFLTGKYKEELKSPEEKDRERAVELSSEISEEVKM
- a CDS encoding zinc ribbon domain-containing protein — translated: MSSDEKICPVCDSKLSKEVTKCPICGTDLTVIDEKALENVDLSMLKDKTKAIDDILSLLEEEEKKVLEKIEKKDERKPEPKLPEPKVEEKRDGKKEEPEKKDVALKEEAAREKETKEKIEEAEDTKKEVFSCPVCNEKIPIDANSCPKCGAIFEEAVVIICPVCKTEVPAEANSCPKCGAIFVSEEEAAISEMSSVPGEVVEAVKEDVGEKPESELPKAEGKEEMPVIEEKKPEKKIEKKPEDMARELALKVSEAKVLLETMRKFGVEEKKTKENISLALSAGKEKEYERALAIMDAAISNGKKLVLEKIEVLSYELEAEVRGYSKMGCDVKKGIGLCERAIFAVETENFENAVKLYTQASDFAKKIKDTFETRKKEFDNLNRTIEEYVSYGVPGVSDLKALLEKAMTFYSSMEITEGDKCLNQVREKLKEALPNFVSSKIAEQAAKLREEKLLGLEVKDKIEYLKEANMCIKKKDYAQALVWVNKLERKEA
- a CDS encoding 4Fe-4S binding protein, whose translation is MKLRTYRITLQFLVFVVLNLGLVIGFYGFPLPYFYCHACPTAVGLCPVGAEQYAVIVNPILLLYFFGAVFLIALIFGRATCGWGCPVGTLQDLFALKTRHRELRDSVPRYAKFIIFGFTLLLSYIFMEKVFTDICPIGFLTATIPTLILMPGYVEPMSPFFEMKIALTVVFFILIYFVARGWCRYICPLGAQLSLFNRFSIISIKLNREKCVKCSACQKRCPMGIDPQSQTDSFECIRCGRCIEACQKKALSYSLRWRNAH
- the glnA gene encoding type I glutamate--ammonia ligase, translated to MVAKEDVINRVKKEEVKHVHLLFTDIYGQVKGLTVPASKLEETIEKGAGVDGSSLGLAPVEASDLRVVPDIETLKITSREGIKTATFVCNLCDSKLKRHSGDPRFILENVMKEAKTIGYDVFTKPELEFYLFKLSENGLPTSELFDIGRYTDTFPLDKGEFLRRKVVDTLWSLGIDYEVTHHENACGQHEIELYYVNALTSADWVVLTKRVLKSIAMEYGAYVSFMPKPFRDFAGSGLHVHQYMKNEKGNVFYDKNGKWELSEVALHYIGGLIAHAKEICAVLAPTVNSYKRLVPGYEAPVYICWANENRSSMIRVPGGRGESTRVELRCPDPSGNIYLQIAVMIAAGLDGVKNKIEPPEPLEKNMYELSETEIRKMKVECLPTNLSDALDEMEKSKMLKEVLSEFLFKRFIELKRAEALEYARYVTNWERERYLQI
- a CDS encoding ATPase domain-containing protein, which produces MQTPKGIKTYIRELDEKMPYGIPRKHIVLLSGYAGTMKSSIAFNIIYNHAKETHEKALYLSLEQTRESLCFHLQELGLNPENVKDFVSIIDMGYLRKMLEAEDKEIDWLSVIETIVKNFVENENCKIVVVDSIDAIYAMSDIKNPRSFLFYFFQKLRDFGITTFLITEMDPDSNKFGKYGVEDYLADGVIHITLERSGRVVGRYISIVKMRGVKHPTDYFPLIFENGIFRVVTK